The following are encoded in a window of Phaseolus vulgaris cultivar G19833 chromosome 3, P. vulgaris v2.0, whole genome shotgun sequence genomic DNA:
- the LOC137805863 gene encoding uncharacterized protein — MHKAAAKSMLTEELKSKAEVYHGDKACREKFSLLLAEKGLPEGLLSIEDIEECGYVKEIGFVWLKLEKKKEHRFDNILVCYDSVITAYVEPNKIKNLTGVKVRDFLVWFSLSEIYVRSRPEGPVITFKSLVGLSMSFPFSFFKISQG; from the coding sequence ATGCACAAAGCAGCAGCAAAGTCTATGCTAACAGAGGAATTGAAGTCCAAAGCTGAGGTTTATCACGGGGACAAAGCTTGCAGGGAGAAGTTCTCTTTGCTGCTGGCAGAAAAAGGTCTACCTGAAGGGTTACTGAGCATTGAGGACATTGAGGAATGTGGTTATGTGAAGGAAATAGGGTTTGTTTGGCTAAAGCTGGAGAAGAAGAAGGAGCACAGGTTTGATAACATACTTGTCTGCTATGATTCAGTGATCACTGCTTATGTGGAGCCAAACAAGATCAAGAATCTAACTGGGGTTAAGGTCAGGGACTTCTTGGTTTGGTTCTCTTTGAGTGAGATTTATGTTAGGAGCCGACCAGAAGGACCTGTCATCACCTTCAAATCTTTGGTTGGCTTGTCCATGTCTTTTCCATTCTCTTTCTTCAAAATAAGCCAGGGATGA
- the LOC137807043 gene encoding serine carboxypeptidase-like 26, translated as MNSMVWPKKSTLVVAVFKKNIINVILILPFLCFFLLSTSFIKASALNATYESDRIIDLPGQPSSPSLSHFSGYITVNENHGRALFYWFFEAQSEPSKKPLLLWLNGGPGCSSIGYGAVVEIGPLIVNKNGEGLLFNKYSWNQEANLLFVESPVGVGFSYTNTSSDTILEDNFVAEDAYNFLVNWLERFPQFKSRDFFISGESYGGHYIPQLAELIFDRNKDSNIYPFINLKGFIVGNPETDDYYDYKGLLEYAWSHAVISDQQYEKAKQVCDFKQFEWSNECNRAMNEVFHDYSEIDIYNIYAPRCPLNSTSSIADESNSIGHELFTKVRNDHRERRMRIFGGYDPCFSNYAEEYFNRKDVQSSFHADTKRATNVAWKVCNNSILRAYNFSVFSVLPIYTKLIKGGLKIWIYSGDADGRVPVIGTRYCVEALGLPLKSRWQTWYHDNQVGGRIVEYEGLTYVTVRGAGHLVPLNKPTQALSLVHSFLTGNHLPTRG; from the exons ATGAACTCAATGGTTTGGCCAAAAAAGTCCACTTTAGTAGTAGCAGTTTTCAAGAAGAACATCATCAATGTTATTCTGATTCTCCCTTTCCTATGTTTCTTTCTTCTGAGTACTTCCTTCATTAAAGCTTCTGCATTAAATGCAACCTATGAGTCTGATAGAATAATCGATCTTCCTGGTCAACCTTCCAGCCCCTCACTATCACACTTTTCAGGTTACATCACTGTCAATGAAAACCATGGAAGGGCCCTTTTCTACTGGTTCTTTGAAGCTCAGTCTGAACCCTCCAAGAAGCCTCTCCTTCTCTGGCTCAATGGAG GACCTGGATGCTCCTCTATTGGGTATGGTGCCGTTGTTGAGATTGGACCTCTTATAGTCAATAAAAACGGGGAAGGACTACTTTTCAACAAATATTCTTGGAATCAag AAGCAAATTTGTTGTTTGTGGAGTCCCCTGTTGGAGTTGGATTTTCTTATACTAACACCTCTTCTGACACCATATTAGAGGATAACTTTGTCG CTGAGGATGCCTACAATTTCTTGGTGAATTGGCTAGAAAGATTCCCACAGTTCAAATCCCGGGACTTTTTTATATCAGGAGAAAGCTACGGAG GACACTATATCCCTCAGCTTGCAGAGTTAATCTTTGATCGAAACAAAGATAGCAACATTTACCCCTTTATTAATCTTAAAGGTTTTATT GTTGGTAACCCAGAGACTGATGACTACTATGACTATAAAGGACTTCTGGAATATGCATGGAGCCACGCAGTTATATCAGACCAGCAATATGAGAAAGCAAAACAAGTATGTGATTTTAAACAATTTGAATGGTCAAATGAATGCAACAGGGCCATGAACGAAGTCTTCCATGATTACTCAGAAATTGACATATACAACATTTATGCCCCGAGATGTCCTTTAAACAGCACATCCTCAATAGCTGATGAGAGCAACAGTATCGGCCATGAATTATTTACCAAG GTGAGAAATGATCATAGAGAAAGGAGGATGAGAATTTTTGGAGGCTATGACCcttgtttttccaattatgCAGAAGAATATTTCAATAGAAAAGATGTTCAATCATCTTTTCATGCAGATACTAAAAGAGCCACTAACGTGGCATGGAAGGTTTGCAA CAATTCCATATTGAGGGCTTACAACTTCTCTGTTTTCTCGGTCCTACCTATATACACCAAACTCATCAAGGGTGGGCTTAAGATATGGATTTACAG TGGAGATGCAGATGGGAGAGTGCCGGTTATAGGGACACGATATTGTGTTGAGGCTCTGGGATTACCTCTCAAGTCTAGGTGGCAAACATGGTACCATGATAACCAG GTTGGAGGAAGAATAGTGGAATATGAAGGACTGACATATGTGACAGTGAGAGGGGCTGGTCACTTGGTGCCATTGAACAAGCCCACTCAAGCTCTCTCCCTTGTTCATTCTTTCTTAACAGGCAACCATCTTCCTACTCGTGGATAA
- the LOC137807044 gene encoding beta-glucosidase-like SFR2, chloroplastic, whose translation MTLIALFLTATKLAGALFTLTVAANAISYSRFRKNNLRRFRSPIDESSETLADFNFAEEEFFFGLATAPAHVEDRLDDAWIRFAEEKSDDSNGRQTVDAVMASASGDGGSQRAATSPRGRKPIKVAMEAMIRGFEKYLEVEGKEGEVEPRPNVTAWHNVPRPEERLRFWSDPETEIKLAKDTGVTVFRMGIDWTRIMPVEPVNSLNESVNYAALERYKWIINKVRSYGMKVMLTLFHHSLPPWAGEYGGWKLEKTVDYFMDFTRLVVDSVSDSVDYWVTFNEPHVFCMLTYCAGAWPGGHPDMLEVATSALPTGVFQQAMHWMSVAHLKAYDYIHGLSNPLNPIVGVAHHVSFMRPFGLYDVAAVSLANSLTLFPYIDGISEKLDYIGINYYGQEVVSGAGLKLVENDEYSESGRGVYPDGLYRMLLQFHERYKHLKIPFIITENGVSDETDLIRRPYFLEHLLAVYAAINMGVRVLGYLFWTISDNWEWADGYGPKFGLVAVDRANNLARIPRPSYHLFSKIVNTGKVTREDRERAWDELQRAAKEKKTRPFYRAVNKHRLMYAGGLDEPVQRPYIDRDWRFGHYQMEGLQDHLSRFSRVIIRPFSPKRKTKSQEKNPKLILQPLET comes from the exons ATGACGCTGATTGCACTCTTCCTCACTGCCACCAAGCTCGCCGGAGCTCTCTTTACTCTCACCGTCGCCGCCAACGCCATCTCCTACTCCCGCTTCCGCAAGAACAACCTTCGCCGATTCCGCTCCCCTATCGACGAATCGTCCGAAACTCTCGCCGACTTCAACTTCGCCG AAGAGGAGTTTTTCTTTGGTTTGGCTACAGCACCGGCTCATGTCGAGGACAGGCTTGATGATGCTTGGATCCGGTTTGCTGAGGAAAAGAGTGACGACTCCAACGGGAGGCAGACAGTGGATGCTGTGATGGCTTCTGCTTCTGGCGATGGTGGGTCCCAGCGGGCCGCGACGTCTCCGCGGGGCAGGAAGCCTATTAAGGTGGCTATGGAGGCCATGATTAGGGGATTTGAGAAGTACTTGGAAGTGGAAGGAAAAGAAGGGGAAGTAGAACCTCGTCCTAATGTAACTGCTTGGCATAATGTTCCACGCCC GGAGGAGAGGTTAAGATTTTGGTCTGATCCTGAAACAGAAATAAAATTGGCCAAGGATACCGGTGTTACTGTTTTTCGCATGGGAATAGATTGGACAAGAATCATGCCAGTGGAGCCAGTAAACAGCCTTAATGAATCT GTTAACTATGCTGCGTTGGAACGGTATAAGTGGATTATCAATAAGGTTCGATCATATGGAATGAAGGTGATGCTTACTCTTTTCCATCACTCACTTCCACCCTGGGCTGGTGAGTATGGCGGTTGGAAGCTGGAAAAGACAGTGGATTATTTCATGGACTTTACCAG GCTTGTTGTAGACAGTGTATCAGATTCGGTAGACTATTGGGTAACATTTAATGAGCCCCATGTCTTCTGTATGCTTACTTACTGTGCTGGAGCTTGGCCTGGAGGCCATCCTGATATGCTTGAGGTCGCAACTTCAGCACTTCCAACCGGTGTTTTTCAACAGGCCATGCATTGGATGTCTGTTGCACACTTAAAGGCATATGACTACATCCACGGACTaag TAACCCATTAAATCCAATAGTTGGTGTAGCACATCATGTGTCATTTATGCGACCCTTCGGTTTGTATGACGTCGCTGCTGTTTCTCTGGCTAATTCATTGACTCTCTTCCCGTACATTGATGGAATATCTGAAAAGCTGGACTATATAGGCATAAACTACTATGGCCAG GAAGTGGTTTCCGGTGCAGGCCTGAAGCTGGTGGAAAATGATGAGTATAGTGAATCTGGTCGCGGGGTATACCCTGATGGCTTATACCGCATGTTGCTTCAGTTCCATGAAAGATACAAACATCTAAAAATTCCCTTCATCATCACTGAAAATGGTGTTTCGGATGAGACAGATTTGATCCGCCGGCCATATTTCTTGGAGCATTTGCTTGCTGTTTATGCTGCTATAAACATG GGTGTACGTGTACTTGGTTACCTGTTCTGGACTATTTCTGATAACTGGGAGTGGGCCGATGGATATGGTCCCAAGTTTGGACTTGTTGCGGTTGACAGGGCAAATAATCTTGCACGGATCCCTCGCCCCTCTTACCATCTATTTTCTAAA ATTGTGAATACCGGCAAAGTCACACGTGAAGATCGTGAAAGAGCATGGGATGAACTCCAAAGAGCTGCCAAAGAGAAGAAAACAAGACCATTTTATCGGGCTGTGAATAAACACCGTCTAATGTATGCAG GTGGACTTGATGAACCTGTACAGCGACCTTATATAGATAGAGATTGGCGGTTCGGTCATTACCAGATGGAAGGACTCCAGGATCACTTGAGCCGCTTCTCAAGAGTCATTATTCGACCCTTCTCCcccaaaaggaaaacaaaatctCAGGAGAAGAATCCCAAATTAATTCTTCAGCCTCTTGAAACTTAA